From one Pseudomonadota bacterium genomic stretch:
- a CDS encoding glycosyltransferase family 4 protein, which translates to MKILFFTHNIFTPENPKGYRIHQYFPYLAEKGFEIELLTTKTGFSKVLKQASQADVVYLQRLLLNPLKLFALRQCAKKIVYDYDDAVMYGTRKESVTRRFRFKMTVQCADAVFCGNSFLLDEAKKHRDTGAYYVPTVVDTDEYPVKVHEEHKPFVVGWMGSSSTLKYLSDIKEFFLSFRHNRHIIFKFVADKPSGMEEKGIIFEKWEKDKEKSLLLSFDAGIMPARDDIWSQGKCGLKLIQYMASGLPSIAHPVGVVNDIIEDGVNGFLQDDPAGWKDAVEALSKDTALRSRIGNTAREHIEAKYSLKSWGPEVAKIIGSL; encoded by the coding sequence ATGAAAATACTCTTCTTTACCCACAATATATTTACACCTGAAAATCCGAAAGGCTACAGAATTCACCAATATTTCCCGTATCTTGCAGAAAAGGGGTTTGAAATTGAACTCCTTACGACCAAAACCGGCTTCTCAAAGGTTCTGAAACAGGCAAGCCAGGCAGACGTTGTCTATCTGCAGAGGTTACTTTTAAATCCCCTGAAACTTTTTGCCTTAAGGCAATGCGCAAAAAAGATTGTCTACGACTATGATGACGCTGTTATGTACGGAACAAGGAAAGAGAGTGTAACCAGAAGGTTCCGTTTTAAGATGACGGTGCAATGTGCCGATGCCGTATTTTGCGGGAACTCCTTCCTCCTTGATGAGGCAAAAAAGCACAGGGACACAGGTGCATATTATGTACCCACAGTCGTTGATACCGACGAATATCCTGTGAAGGTACACGAAGAGCACAAACCATTTGTGGTGGGCTGGATGGGAAGCAGTTCCACGTTAAAGTATCTTTCCGATATAAAGGAATTTTTTCTTTCTTTTCGCCATAACAGGCATATAATATTTAAATTTGTGGCAGACAAGCCTTCAGGCATGGAGGAGAAGGGGATAATATTTGAAAAGTGGGAGAAAGATAAAGAAAAATCGTTACTTTTGAGCTTCGATGCAGGGATTATGCCTGCAAGGGATGATATATGGTCACAGGGTAAGTGCGGGCTTAAGCTCATTCAGTATATGGCGTCGGGGCTTCCGTCCATAGCCCATCCCGTTGGTGTTGTAAATGATATAATAGAAGACGGGGTAAACGGTTTTTTGCAGGATGATCCGGCCGGGTGGAAGGACGCTGTAGAGGCGCTCTCAAAGGATACGGCCTTAAGAAGCAGAATAGGGAATACCGCAAGGGAACACATAGAAGCAAAATACTCCTTGAAGTCCTGGGGTCCTGAAGTGGCGAAAATAATAGGCAGCCTATGA
- a CDS encoding carbamoyl transferase translates to MNILGIHTFGHDTGATLISGGQLLAIGEERLNRQKHSGAFPHKSVRYLLETAGLKNIGNIDLIVGVTRIGKDGKNKEIEMIRSELDYKGKVHTISHHAAHAASAFYPSPFDEAAVMVVDGLGSNAADVDAGAKTPFIFRVIDKKIQKKFEEVQSFYRAIDGRLHTIRKDYAMPGFTNGLGLLYMGTSVFVGFGDFGSGKVMGLAPYGEHTDGRYRRNFYEIVDGAVLIPSEKNFVRHIDHFQKMYYPDIPKRDKGKLPDEVYTAITFEVQDALEKALIEIAGHLYKISPSKNLCYAGGVGLNSVANKKILDNTPFENIFVQPAACDTGIALGCALHGAHMLNNEEPKKYKFKNAYTGRRYSEEEILSALNSTTHIKFSKEQNVAQKAAKLLAEGKILGWFEGGSEIGPRALGHRSIICDPGKPDMKDILNARVKHREAFRPFAPSILKEYVSDYFELTCESPYMLLIAEVKEDKRKVVPSITHVDNTARVQTVTREDNGRFYDLIEEFRKITGVPVILNTSFNIAGEPIVETPADALKCFMSTEMDYLIIEDYFIEASGPKELIGKPVIDENKLKATDFRTDFRKYFKCFFKNNS, encoded by the coding sequence ATGAATATATTAGGCATTCATACCTTCGGGCACGACACAGGTGCAACCCTGATATCGGGAGGCCAACTCCTCGCCATAGGTGAAGAGCGTCTTAACAGACAGAAACATTCCGGGGCTTTCCCTCATAAATCTGTTCGTTATCTCCTCGAAACCGCCGGTCTGAAGAATATAGGCAATATAGATCTGATCGTAGGCGTTACAAGGATCGGAAAGGACGGGAAAAACAAAGAGATCGAGATGATCCGTTCCGAGCTTGATTACAAAGGAAAGGTCCATACCATATCGCATCATGCAGCCCATGCTGCAAGCGCCTTTTATCCGTCCCCTTTTGACGAAGCCGCTGTCATGGTGGTAGACGGGCTGGGCAGTAATGCCGCCGATGTTGATGCGGGTGCTAAAACCCCTTTCATCTTCAGGGTTATAGATAAAAAGATACAGAAAAAGTTTGAAGAGGTACAATCTTTTTACAGGGCAATAGACGGCAGGCTTCATACGATCAGGAAGGATTATGCCATGCCCGGATTCACTAATGGCCTTGGCCTCCTCTACATGGGCACATCCGTATTCGTCGGCTTCGGTGATTTCGGCTCAGGCAAGGTCATGGGTCTCGCGCCGTATGGTGAGCATACCGACGGGCGCTACCGTAGGAATTTCTATGAGATTGTTGACGGCGCCGTGTTGATACCCAGCGAAAAGAACTTCGTGAGACACATCGATCATTTCCAGAAAATGTATTATCCTGATATCCCCAAGAGGGACAAGGGGAAACTTCCTGATGAAGTATATACGGCAATTACCTTTGAAGTACAGGACGCCCTTGAGAAGGCACTCATAGAGATTGCCGGGCATCTTTATAAGATAAGCCCCTCGAAAAACCTCTGTTATGCTGGCGGAGTGGGGTTAAACAGCGTAGCAAACAAGAAAATTCTCGATAATACACCCTTTGAGAATATCTTTGTGCAGCCTGCCGCATGTGACACGGGTATAGCGCTGGGGTGCGCCCTGCATGGCGCCCACATGTTGAACAACGAGGAGCCGAAAAAGTATAAATTCAAAAATGCTTACACAGGGAGACGCTACAGCGAAGAAGAGATTCTATCAGCCCTGAATAGCACTACCCATATAAAATTCAGTAAAGAACAGAACGTTGCACAAAAGGCTGCGAAACTTCTGGCAGAAGGCAAGATCCTCGGATGGTTTGAAGGCGGCAGCGAGATAGGCCCCCGTGCCCTGGGACACAGGAGCATTATCTGTGATCCGGGAAAACCTGACATGAAAGATATCCTTAATGCACGGGTAAAACACCGCGAGGCCTTCCGTCCTTTTGCCCCATCCATTCTTAAGGAATACGTATCGGATTACTTTGAACTTACATGCGAAAGCCCTTATATGCTGCTTATAGCTGAAGTGAAAGAGGACAAGCGCAAAGTTGTCCCTTCAATAACACATGTTGACAACACTGCCCGCGTGCAGACCGTCACCCGTGAAGACAACGGCAGATTCTATGACCTGATAGAAGAATTCCGTAAGATCACCGGTGTTCCCGTCATATTAAATACCTCCTTTAATATTGCCGGGGAACCCATAGTGGAGACCCCTGCCGATGCCCTGAAATGTTTTATGTCTACAGAAATGGATTACCTGATTATTGAAGACTATTTTATAGAAGCCTCAGGGCCGAAGGAACTTATTGGCAAGCCTGTCATAGATGAAAATAAATTGAAGGCAACGGATTTTAGAACTGATTTTAGAAAATATTTCAAATGTTTCTTTAAAAATAATTCATAG